In Rhodanobacter humi, the genomic stretch CGGAGGACTGCACGTGGTAGACCGCGCGCTGCAGCACGCGCTGGAAACCCAGCGTGGGCTGGGTGTCGCGCTCGTCGCCGTGCGGCAGCACCGGCACGGTCTCGGCGATGACCTTCTCCAGCTCGTGGGTGAGCCGCGGCAGGTCCACGCCGCAGGCGCGCAAGGCGCCCAGCGCGGACTGGTTGCCGGTGAGGGCGAGCAGCAGGTGCTCCACGGTCATGAACTCGTGGCGCTGCTCGCGGGCCTGCTTGTAGCACTGGCCGATGGTGACTTCGAGATCCTTGCTGAACATCCGGACCGTCTCCGTTGCAATGGCATGGGCGGCGGGCTGCCGCGATGGCTACAAAGTGGGGTCGCTCAGAGCTTTTCCATAGTGCACAACAGAGGGTGCTGATGCGAGCGTGAATATTCGTTGACCTGGGTGACCTTGGTCTCGGCCACCTCCCGGGTGAACACGCCGCACACGCCCTTGCCGCGGGTATGCACGTGCAGCATCACCTGCACCGCGCGCTCCTGGTCCAGGCCGAAGAAGCCGCGCAGCACCTCGACCACGAAATCCATCGGGGTGAAGTCGTCATTGAGCAGTACCACCTGGAACAGCGGTGGTTTTGCGACCTCCGGCTTCGCGGTCTGCACTGCCAGGCCGTGGCCGCTTTCGTGTTCGTTTTCGTGTTCGTGGGCCATGGATGACGGGTGTTCCTTCGACAGTTGCGATTATACGCTGCGCCGCCTGCACGCTTCGCGGCGACCGCAACGACAGGTAGTGGCACAATGACGCCTTTTCCAGTCCCCGCCCGTCATGCCGCCTGCCGCCACCACCGACGCCGTTTGGCGCCCGCACGTCACCGTGGCCTGCGTGGTGAGCGACGGCGCGCGCTATCTGATGGTCGAGGAGGACGTGGCCGGCCGGCTCGCCTACAACCAGCCCGCTGGACACCTCGAAGACCGCGAGAGTCTGGTCGACGCCGCGGTGCGCGAGACCCTGGAGGAAACCGGCTGGACGGTGCAGCCCACCCACCTGATCGGCGTGCACCAGTGGCGCAGCACCGAGCACGGCGAAGGCGTGATCCGTTTCAGCTTCGCCGCGCGACCGCTCGGCCATGACCCGTCACGATCGCTGGATACCGGCATCCGTCGCGCCCTTTGGCTGAGCCGCGCCGAGATCGCCGCGCTGGGCGAGCGCCTGCGCAGCCCGCTGGTGCTGCAGAGCATCGATGCGTGGCTGGCCGGCGCCCGTTTCCCGCTGGACGCGCTGCATTGGCTCGCGGAACCCGCCGCGCCATGAAGGTGATGCTGGGCATTTCCGGCGGCGTCGACTCCTCGGTCGCGGCGCTGCTGCTGCAACAGGCCGGCCATGCGGTCGAGGGCCTGTTCATGCAGAACTGGGAAGAGGACGACCGCTCCGGCCCCTGCACCGCCGACGCCGACCGCAAGGACGCCGTAGCCGTGTGCGGCCGGCTGGGCATCCCGTTCCACACGCGCAACTTCGCCGCCGAATACTGGGATGGCGTGTTCGAGCACTTCCTCGCCGAATACCGCGCCGGCCGCACGCCCAACCCCGACGTGCTGTGCAACCGCGAGATCAAGTTCAAGACCTTCCTCGACGAGGCGCGCGCGCTGGGCGCGGAAAAGATCGCCACCGGCCACTACGCCCGCGTGGACTGCCGTGGCGGCGAATACCGTCTGCTGCGCGCTGTGGACGCGGCCAAGGACCAGAGCTATTTCCTGCATGCACTGGGCCAGGTCCAGTTGGCCGCCACGCTGTTCCCGATCGGCGAGATCAAGAAGTCGCGGGTGCGCGAACTGGCCCGCGCGGCCGCCCTGCCCACCCACGCGAAGAAGGATTCCACCGGCATCTGCTTCATCGGCGAGCGCGACTTCCGCGGTTTCCTGGCGCAGTACATCCCGGCCCGGCCCGGCGAGATGCGTACGCCCGACGGCGCGCTGGTCGGCGAACACCAGGGCGCGATGTATTACACGCTGGGCCAGCGCAACGGCCTGGGGATCGGTGGCCGCCAGGGCGCCAGCGGCGAGCCGTGGTACGTGGTGGGCAAGGACGTGGCGGCGAACCGGCTCTACGTGGCCCAGGGCAACACCAACCACTGGCTGGACTCGCGCGTGCTGCGCGGCGAGCCGCCGACCTGGGTGGCCGGCCACGCGCCGGCCGCGCATTTCCGCTGCACCGCCAAGACCCGCTATCGTCAGGCCGACCAAGCTTGCGAGGTGCGCGTGCTGGACGCCGGCCTTGAAGTACGCTTCGACACCCCGCAACGTGCGGTAACGCCCGGCCAGTCGGTGGTGTTCTACGACGGCGAGGTCTGCCTCGGCGGCGCAGTGATCGCCGCCACCGACGCGCCCTACGGCGGTCTTTCTCCCATCCGGAACGAGAGTTGACGGTGCTTGATGCCTTTGCGATGAACGAGGAACGCGTGCTGGCCCTGGCCGGGCTCTACCAGGCCTGCGCGCTGGTACAGCAGCTGGCCAACCAGGGCCGCTGCGACGAGACCGCGATGGACGCGAGCATCGCCAGCGTGTTCCGCATCGACGCACCTTCGGTGGTCGGTGTGTACGGCAACATCGCCAGCGTGCGGCTGGGCCTGCGCAACCTGGTGTCCCAGCTCGACGAGAGCAGCGAGGACATGGCGGTGACGCGCATGGCGATGACCGTGATGCGGCTGGAGCGCAGCCTGTCCGGCCGCCCGGAACTGCTGGACCAGCTGCAGCAGGGCATCCGCGCTGCGCAGCGCCAGGTGGAGCACTTCGGCCAGGGTTCCGGCCAGGTCACCGCGCGGCTGGCCGAGCTCTACGCCGCCATCCTGTCCACCTTGCGCCCGCGGGTGATGGTCAACGGCAACCCGCAGCACCTGCAACAGCCGGCCATCGTCGAGAAGGTGCGCAGCAATCTGCTCGCCGCAGTGCGCTCGGCGGTGCTGTGGCGCCAGCTCGGCGGCCGCCAGTGGCAACTGCTGCTGTTCCGCAAGCAGTGCAGCATGCTGGCGCGCGGACTGCTCACCGGGGCCACGCTGGACGGGCGCTAGCTCCATGACGAACTATCGCGAACGTGTGCCCATCAGCGGCCTGATGAGAGCTGTGCTTTCTCTTATCGGTGTTGCTGCACTGGCACTCGCCATCCTTTTTGCCTTGGCCGGCACTTGGGGTTTTGCTGCAATATCCGTTGGCATGGCTTTGCTCTGCTTATACCGTGCCGGCCGCGGCTTCCATACCGCCCTCCGAGACGATGGTGAGCCATAGGGCTTGCGCTAGTACAGAGAGTACGTAGCTCGTCTAGCGAACTTCGCTCGCAGCCGGCAGCTTTGCCCCTGTCTGACTCCAAAATTAACCGACCAGCTTTAACCCCTGCAGTTGCTTTGCCAGCGCGCGCAGCAGCTTGGCGAAGGCGGTGAGGTCGGCGCCCCACGGCGTGGCCTCGCGCCAGTACAACGCGATCTCGCGTCCCGGCGCCTGGCCCTTGATCTTCGCCAGCACGATGTCGGGCTTGGAAGCCAATCGCTCGTGCGCCAGTGCGGGCACCAGGGCGTGGCCGCCGCGCAGGCTGACTAGCGCGGCGAGGCTTTCCAGGCTCACGTCCTGCACGTGGCCGTCGCCGCCGGCGTGGCTCTCGGCCATCAGAATCGCGTCGGTCGCCTCGAGTTGCTCCAGCGCCACGCTGCGCCGGCCGGCCAGCGGGTGATCCGCGCGCAGCATCACTTCCCACGGCTCGAAGAACAGCGGTTGCATCGCGATGCCGCTGGCCAAGGGGGCGAGCGGCGCCAGCACCGCGTCGAGCTCGGCCTCGTGCAGGCGGCGCAGCAGGCCGCGCGGCTTGCCTTCGGAGATACCCAGCCGCACGCCGGGGAAATGCTGCGGGAATGGCGCGATCAGGTGCGGCAGCAGATACGGGCCCAGCGAGGCCGGCACGCCCAGGCGCAGTTCGCCGCCGAACGCCACCGCGCCGGCGCGGGCAGCCTGCTGCAGCAATTCGGCCGCGGCGAGCACGGCGTCGATGCGTTCCAGCAGGCGTTGGCCGCCCGCAGTAGGCACCACCTTGCGTCCGCCGCGCTCGAACAGCGGCGCGCCCAGCGCCTGTTCCACCTTCTGCACCTGGTGCGACAACCCGGATGGGCTGATATGCATGGCCCGCGCCGCGCTGTTGAAGCTGCCCTGGCGATGCACCGCCTGCACCAGCGCGAGGTCGCGCAGCGAGACCGCCGCCAGCGCCGTCGAAATCATCGAATGCTGCATGTCATCAAATGCGTTTGTGCACGCGGGGCATCGGGCTCATCCTGTGCGGCGTTGTCAGTCACAAGCGTTGCCGCAGTTTACTCGCCGCGCCGTCCAGATCACGAGCCCGCGCGCCCCCGCACGGGCTCGTTGCAGCAGCGCCAGTGCAGCGGTCCGGTTCGCGGCCGTGCGGCGTTTGGGCGATAATTGCGTTTTGCCGGGTCGGCGACTACCCCATCGCCAACGTTCAGCCATCCCAGCCGCAGGATTCAGCCAGGAGCACGTCCCCATGAAAGACACCTTTTCCGTACGCGACACCCTCGAGGTCAACGGCAGGAAGTACGCCTTTGCCAGCCTGGCCAAGCTGGGCCAGCGCTTCGACCTGAAGCGGCTGCCGTACTCGATGAAGATCCTGCTGGAGAACCTGCTGCGCCACGAGGACGGCACCGACGTCACCGCGAAGGAGATCGAAGCGGTTGCCACGTGGGACGCGAAGAAAGAACCGGATACCGAAATCGCCTTCATGCCGGCCCGCGTGCTGCTGCAGGATTTCACCGGCGTGCCGTGCGTGGTCGACCTGGCCGCTATGCGCGACGCGATGAAGGCGCTGGGCGGCGATCCCACCCTGATCAACCCGCTGTCGCCGGCCGAACTGGTCATCGACCATTCGGTCCAGGTCGACGTGTTCGGCAGCGCCGACGCGCTGGAAAAGAACGTCGCCATCGAGTTCGAGCGCAACCAGGCACGCTACAGCTTCCTGCGCTGGGGCCAGAAGGCCTTCACCGATTTCAAGGTGGTGCCGCCGCGCACCGGCATCGTGCACCAGGTGAACCTGGAGCACCTGGCCCGCGTGGTCATGGGCAGCGAAGTCGACGGCCAGCTGTGGGCCTACCCGGATACCGTGTTCGGCACCGACTCGCACACCACCATGATCAACGGCCTGGGCGTGCTGGGCTGGGGCGTGGGCGGCATCGAGGCCGAAGCCGCGATGCTGGGCCAGCCCTCCTCCATGCTGATTCCGCAGGTGGTCGGCTTCAAGCTGTCCGGCCGTCTGCCGGAAGGCGCCACCGCCACCGACCTGGTGCTCACCGTGACGCAGATGCTGCGCAAGCAGGGCGTGGTCGGCAAGTTCGTCGAGTTCTTCGGCCCGGGCCTGCAGCATCTGGCGTTGGCCGATCGCGCCACCATCGGCAACATGGCGCCGGAATACGGCGCCACCTGCGGCATCTTCCCGGTCGACGCCGAGTCACTGCGTTACTTGCGCCTGTCCGGCCGCAGCGACGACCAGGTCGCGTTGGTCGAGGCATACGCCAAGGCCCAGGGCCTGTGGCACGACGAGAACAGCGCGCACGCCGAATTCACCGCCACGCTGGAACTGGATCTGTCCGACGTGAAGCCGTCGATGGCCGGCCCGAAGCGCCCGCAGGACCGCGTGCTGCTGACCGACGTCAAGCAGAATTTCCGCGGAACGGTGGGCACGCTGACCGCCAACCGTCGCAAGGGCAACGGCGATGTCGACCGCTTCACCAACGAAGGCGGCGCGGCAGCCATCGGCAACCCCGCCAATGCGATCGGCGAAACCGGCGTGCTGGTGGAACACAACGGCCAGAGCTTCCGCATCGGCGACGGCTCGGTGGTGATCGCCGCGATCACCTCGTGCACCAACACCTCCAACCCGGCCGTGATGCTGGCCGCCGGCCTGGTCGCCAGGAAGGCTGCCGCGCGCGGCCTGAAGGCCAAGCCGTGGGTGAAGACCTCGCTGGCCCCGGGCTCCAAGGTCGTCACCGATTACCTGGAAAAGACCGGCTTGCTGACCGAACTGGAGAAGACCGGCTTCTACCTGGTCGGCTACGGTTGCACCACCTGCATCGGCAACTCGGGGCCGTTGCCCGCCGAAATCAGCAAGGGCATCGCCGACGGCGACCTTGCCGTGGGCGCGGTGATTTCCGGCAACCGCAACTTCGAAGGCCGCGTGCATGCCGAAGTGAAAATGAACTACCTGGCCTCGCCGCCGCTGGTGGTGGCCTACGCGCTGGCCGGCTCGCTCGACGTGAACCTCTCCACCGATCCGCTGGGCAAGGACAAGGACGGCAAGGACGTGTTCCTCAAGGACGTCTGGCCGACCAACCAGGAAATCAGCGACCTGATGGCCAGCGCGGTCACCTCGGAAATGTTCAAGAAGAACTACGCCGACGTATTCAAGGGCGACGAACGCTGGGCCGCGATCGCCTCGCCGGATGGCGCCCTGTACGCGTGGGACGAAGCCTCCACCTACATCAAGAACCCACCCTACTTCGACGGCATGACGATGGCGCTGACCCCGGTCGAGGACGTCCACGGCGCGCGTTGCCTGGGCCTGTTCGGCGACTCGATCACCACCGACCACATCTCGCCGGCCGGCTCGATCAAGAAGGATTCGCCCGCGGGCAAGTTCCTGATCGGTCGCGGCGTGGAACCGAAGGACTTCAACTCCTACGGCTCGCGCCGCGGCAATGACGACGTGATGGTGCGCGGCACCTTCGCCAACATCCGCATCAAGAACCAGATGCTGGATGGCGTCGAGGGCGGTTTCACCCGCCACGTCCCCAGCGGCGAACAGCTGGCGATCTACGACGCCGCGATGAAGTACAAGGCGAGCAAGACCCCGCTGGTGGTGTTCGCCGGCAAGGAATACGGCACCGGTTCCTCGCGTGACTGGGCCGCCAAGGGCACCCTGCTGCTGGGCGTGAAGGCGGTGATCGCCGAAAGCTTCGAGCGCATCCATCGCTCCAACCTGGTCGGCATGGGCGTGCTGCCGTGCACATTCAAGGATGGCGAGAATGCAAAATCGCTGGGCCTGACCGGCAACGAGACCTTCGACATCACCGGCCTCGACGGCGGCAACGCGAAGGAAGCCACGGTCACCGCCACCGCCGCCGATGGCAGCAAGAAGCAGTTCCGCGTGAACGTGATGCTGCTGACCCCGAAGGAACGCGACTTCTTCCGTCACGGCGGCATCCTGCAGTACGTGCTGCGGCAGCTGGCCGGCAAGAAAGCCGCCTGACGCAAGCCCGCGCGACACGCGGGAAACCCGAGCCGCCCCGATCCTTCGGGGCGGCTTTTTTCTGCCTCGCCGCGCCTTGCCGCATACGCGCGCGCATGCTCCAATGCCCGCAGGGGGCGTCGCCATCCTTCGCCTTGGCGGCCACGATTCAGGAGTCGAACAAGCACATGAGCAACGAGCGTCCGTGGCTGGACCACTATCCGCAAGGCGTGCCCGCCGAGATCGACCTGAATGCCTACGCCTCGGTGGTGGCCGTGCTGGAAGAATCGTTCCAGCGCTTCCGTGACCACGCCGCATTCGCCAATTTCGGCAAGGCGCTCAGCTACGGCCAGATCGACGCGCTCAGCCGCCAGTTCGCGGGCTACCTCACCGGCGTGCTCAAGCTCGGCAAGGGCGATCGCATCGCGATCATGCTGCCGAACGTGCTGCAGTACCCGATCGCCCTGTACGGCGCGCTGCGCGCCGGCCTGGTGGTGGTCAACACCAACCCGATGTACACCGCGCGCGAGCTGAAGCACCAGCTGGAAGACTCCGGCGCCCAGGCCATCGTGGTGCTCGACAATTTCGCCGCCACGCTGCAGCAGGTGGTGGCCGAGACCGAGGTGAAGCACATCGTCACCACCGGCATCGGCGACCTGCTCGGTTTCCCCAAGGGCGCGCTGGTCAACTTCGTGCTCAAGCACGTCAAGAAGATGGTGCCGGCCTACCAGCTGCCGCGGGCGGTGCGCTTCAGGGACGCACTGGCGCAAGGCGCCGCGCATCCGCTGCCGCCGGTGGAGCTTGGCCACGACGACATCGCCTTCCTTCAGTACACCGGCGGCACCACCGGCGTGGCCAAGGGCGCCATGCTGACCCACGCCAACATGATCGCCAACATGCTGCAGGTCGGCGCCTGGATCGGCGAGGCGCTGCGGCCGGGCAGCGAAGTCGCCATCGGCGCGCTGCCGCTGTACCACATCTTCTCGCTTACCGCCTGCGGCATGGTGTTCCCGCGGTTGGGCGCGCACACGGTGCTGATCACCAACCCGCGCGACATGCCCGGCTTCGTCAAGGAACTGAAGAAGCTTCCCTTCTCGATCTTGCCCGGGGTCAACACCTTGTTCAACGGCCTGCTCAACACGCCCGGCTTCGCCGAACTGGATTTCTCGCACCTGAAGATCTCGCTGGGCGGTGGCATGGCGGTGCAGCGCGCCGTCGCCGAGCGCTGGAAGAAGGTCACCGGCCGCCCCCTGTCGGAAGCCTACGGCCTCACCGAAACCTCGCCCGGTGTCTGCATCAACCCCACCGACCTCATGGACTACAACGGCTCGATCGGCCTGCCACTGCCCAGCACGGAGGTGGCGATCTGGTCGGAAGAAAACCAGCCGCTGCCGATCGGCGAAGTGGGCGAGCTGATGGTGAAGGGCCCGCAGGTGATGCTGGGCTACTGGAACCGCCCCGACGAGACCGCCAAGGTGCTCGGCGCCGACGGCTGGCTGCACACCGGCGACATTGCGAAGATGGATGCCGACGGCTACGTGTACATCGTCGACCGCAAGAAGGACATGATCCTGGTGTCCGGCTTCAACGTGTACCCGAACGAGGTCGAGGATGCAGTGATGCAGCACCCCGGCGTGGCCGAGGTGGCCGCGGTGGGCGTGCCGGACGAGCATTCCGGCGAAGTGGTGAAGCTGTTCGTGGTGCGCAAGGACCCGAACCTCACCGAGGACGCGCTCAAGCAGTTCTGCCGCGACAATCTCACTGGCTACAAGCGACCCAAGTTCATCGAGTTCCGCGACACGCTGCCCAAGAGCAACGTGGGCAAGATCCTGCGGCGCGAGCTGCGCGACGAGAAGAAGAATCGCTGATCGGGACTCGGGATTCGGGGAAGCGCTTGCGACCCCGTCTCCCTGGCCGCTTCAGCCTGGGACGGGTCGAGATGAAGGTTTTGCCGCGCGCTCAGTTCTTCCAGGACTCGAGGATGTCCGCGTAGCCGCCCAGCAGGTTCCACAGCGGCACCTGCTTGTCCTCCGGGATGCACACGTAGGAAAAGCCGATGTGGTGGTCGGCGACGCGCGCCACCTGCGCTTCGAGATGGATGTGCAGGTCGCTGCCGAAGATCATGTCCAGCAGCCAGGTCTGGCCCACCTCGCCGCCCCAGCCCAGCGGACGGCGCAGCAGTGCGCCGGTCGCGGAAATGTCCACCAGCTCGGTGGGATGCGATTCGACGCCGCGGCTCATCAGCACGGTCGTCTCGATCTGCATGCGCGCCGGACGCAGGCGTTCGGATTCGCCACTCAGCTTGTTGTCGTCCTTCGCCATGCTGCGCTCCTTGTGTGTTGCTTCCCCGCCGCCGTGGCGGCCCCCGCGGCCCAACTTCGCATGGTGTCCGCGATCACACCCAAGCAAGCCATGTGCCAGCTCCCATATCACCGCGCATTGCGCCCTTTCGCACGCGTTTCCGTCCACGACGACTGACGCCTGCTCGCCGTGTCGGACCCACAGGGTCACTTGGGGCTTGCCGGATCGCATCGCATCTCCGCGTGCAACCCCGGCATTGTACCCGCCGACCGGCCGCCCGTTTCGCGCGCGGTGCGCCGTGCATGCGCTGGACTTGTCGCCAGCCAGTCGCTACTCTGTCACTCACGCGTGGCGCCACGATCAGAAGCCGACCAGTCGATCGGCCGCAGCGATGGCGCCCACCCGATGCCCCAGGCAGATCGTCCAACTTGTCGGTGACGTCGCGCTCGTCACCGCATCGCCTTGTTCCCGCCAGACGCGATCCGCGTTCCATGCCGGCACTTGGCTGCAATGCCCGCACGCCTGATCGAACCGCGACACGCGGCTTCGTCACGCCGGCGGCGACAAGGGGGAGTCGGACATTGTCCACAAGGCATCGTGCGAAACCGCTTTACCGAAGTGCCGCCTCGGCGCCACGATCCATGCACGGGTTCGGCCCGGATCGTCCTGCGAGGCAACCGTTTCGCCCATGATGAATCCAGACGCATTGCCGGCCGCGTAGCGGCCCAACGACACGCATCGATGAGCAACGAGCCAGTCGGGCCGCAGAGCCCGGTCGTATCGCAGGACAGCCACGCGGCGCCCCCGCAGCAGCAGGAAATGCCGCTGGCGGTCGTGCGCGGCGAGCCGGTGCTGCAGATGCCGCAGGACCTGTACATCCCGCCGGACGCGCTGGAAGTGTTCCTGGAAGCGTTCGAGGGCCCGCTGGACCTGCTGCTGTACCTGATCCGCCGGCAGAACCTGGACATCCTGGACATTCCGATTGCCGAGATCACCCGGCAGTACATGGAATACATCGACATGATGCGGGAGACGATGCGGCTGGAGCTGGCCGCCGAGTACCTGCTGATGGCTGCGATCCTTGGCGAGATCAAGTCGCGCCTGCTGCTGCCCCGGCCGCCCGCCGAGGAAGGCGTCGAGGAGGATCCCCGCGCCGAACTGGTGCGTCGCCTGCAGGAGTACGAACGCTTCAAGAAGGCCGCTGAGGACATCGAGGCCCTGCCCCGCATGGAGCGCGACACCGCGCCGGTGCAGGCCGACACCGGCGAGCGCAACGTGATCAAGCTGCCGCCGCCGCTGGACCTCAAGGAAATGCTGCTGGCGCTGAAGGACGTGCTGCACCGCGCCGAGCTGTTCGGCCACCACGCGATCAAGCGCGAGGCGCTCAGCGTGCGCCAACGCATGGGTGAGCTGCTGGGCAAGCTGGAAGGCCATGCGTTCCACCGCTTCGAGACGCTGTTCGACGTCAGCGAAGGCCGGCTCGGCGTGGTGGTCACCTTCCTGGCCATGCTGGAGCTGGCCAAGGAAATGTTGATCGAGATCGTGCAGGAAGCCCCGCTGGCGCCGATCTACCTGAAAGCGCGGGTGGAGCACGGCGAGGAGCCACTCGTCGACGCGGCGGAAGGCGACGGAGCGGACGATCCCGCCACACAGGAATCGGCGTTCGAGACCACGGACGCCAGCAACAGCGGCACTCACTGAATCGGCACCGAAGGCCCATGCAGATCGAGCAACTCAAACTCATCGTCGAGGCGGCCCTGCTCGCCGCCAGCCAGCCGATGACCGTCGCCCAGCTCGGCGACCTGTTCGCCGAAACCGACGAGGTCGGCCACGAGCAGATCGCTCGCGCGCTGGAAGCGCTCGCCGCCGACTGCGAGGGTCGCGGCGTGGAGCTGAAGGAGATCGCCTCCGGCTTCCGCTACCAGGTGCGCCAGGAAGTGCATCCGTGGATCTCGCGGATGTGGACCGAGAAGCCCAGCCGCTACTCGCGCGCCTTGCTGGAGACGCTGGCGCTGATCGCCTACCGCCAGCCGATCACCCGCCCGGAGATCGAGCAGATCCGCGGCGTGGTGGTATCCAGCAACATCGTCAAGACGCTGGAGGAGCGCGAGTGGATCCGCGTGGTCGGCTACCGCGACGTGCCCGGCAAGCCCGCGCTGTTCGGCACCACCCGCGCCTTCCTCGACTACTTCAATCTGAAGTCGCTGGACCAGCTGCCGCCGCTGTCCGAGATCCGCGACATGGAAGACCCGCAGATGGGCTTCGACCAGACGCCGCTGCCTGCCCGCGTGATCAAGGACCTGCCGATCGATCCGGACGAGGAGATCGACGAGGAAGTCCCGGCCGAGGATGCCGCGGCGGAAATCGCCGAAGCCGCTCCGGCAACGGATACGCATGAAGTGCCGCGGCACGAAGCCGACGCTGCCGCGGCGGACACCGAGGCAGCCGCGTCTGCCGCCGACGCCGATGCCGACGAGGCGAGCGCACACAACGAACCCGAATCCGCCACTGCCGACGAGGCAGCGGCTCCCGCGGATGTCGAAGACGACACAACCGCACAGAATTCCTGAGGAGCAACGCGCATGACTGCGCCGAAAAAATCCACCCTATCCCTCAAGCGCGCGCCGGCCAGCGACGCCGCGCCGCTGGAGGAGCGCCTGCACAAGGTGCTCGCCAACGCCGGCCTCGGCTCGCGCCGCATGCTGGAACAGCGCATCCAGGCCGGCGAGATCGAACTCAACGGCAGCCCGGCCACCATCGGCACCAGCGTGCACGCGGGCGACCGCGTGGTGATCGACGGCAAGCAGTTCGTGATCGCCACCGACAACCGCGGCGACGCCGAGGTGCTGATCTACCACAAGCCCGAGGGCGTGCTGACCACCCGCGACGACCCCGAAGGCCGCCCCACCGTGTTCGAGCAGCTGCCGCGCCTGAAGGGCGCGCGCTGGGTCGCCGTGGGCCGCCTCGACATCAACACCACCGGCCTGCTGCTGCTCACCACCGACGGCGAGCTGGCCAACGCGCTGATGCATCCGCGCAGCGGCATCGAGCGCGAATACCTCTGCCGCGTGCACGGCGAAGTGCCCGACGAGGTGATCGAGAAACTCAAGGCCGGCGTGGAACTGGAAGACGGCCCCGCCCGCTTCGACGAGATCGCGGTGATCAGCCGCGGTGGCAGCCACAGCTGGTTCCGCGTGGTGATCCGCGAGGGCCGCAACCGCGAAGTGCGCCGGCTGTGGGATTCGCAGGGTTTCCTGGTCAGCCGGCTCAAGCGCATCCGCTACGGCAGCATCGAGCTGCCGCGCACCCTGCGCCGCGACGACTGCGCCACCTTGGACGAGGAAGCCGTGAAGCAGCTGCGCCAGACCGCCGGCCTTGGCGCGCCGCAGCCCGTGCTCACCCTGAGTCCGGTGCTGCACCAGCGCCGCGCCAGCCGCAACGTCACCG encodes the following:
- the clpS gene encoding ATP-dependent Clp protease adapter ClpS; the encoded protein is MAHEHENEHESGHGLAVQTAKPEVAKPPLFQVVLLNDDFTPMDFVVEVLRGFFGLDQERAVQVMLHVHTRGKGVCGVFTREVAETKVTQVNEYSRSHQHPLLCTMEKL
- a CDS encoding NUDIX hydrolase, which gives rise to MPPAATTDAVWRPHVTVACVVSDGARYLMVEEDVAGRLAYNQPAGHLEDRESLVDAAVRETLEETGWTVQPTHLIGVHQWRSTEHGEGVIRFSFAARPLGHDPSRSLDTGIRRALWLSRAEIAALGERLRSPLVLQSIDAWLAGARFPLDALHWLAEPAAP
- the mnmA gene encoding tRNA 2-thiouridine(34) synthase MnmA, with the translated sequence MKVMLGISGGVDSSVAALLLQQAGHAVEGLFMQNWEEDDRSGPCTADADRKDAVAVCGRLGIPFHTRNFAAEYWDGVFEHFLAEYRAGRTPNPDVLCNREIKFKTFLDEARALGAEKIATGHYARVDCRGGEYRLLRAVDAAKDQSYFLHALGQVQLAATLFPIGEIKKSRVRELARAAALPTHAKKDSTGICFIGERDFRGFLAQYIPARPGEMRTPDGALVGEHQGAMYYTLGQRNGLGIGGRQGASGEPWYVVGKDVAANRLYVAQGNTNHWLDSRVLRGEPPTWVAGHAPAAHFRCTAKTRYRQADQACEVRVLDAGLEVRFDTPQRAVTPGQSVVFYDGEVCLGGAVIAATDAPYGGLSPIRNES
- the hflD gene encoding high frequency lysogenization protein HflD yields the protein MNEERVLALAGLYQACALVQQLANQGRCDETAMDASIASVFRIDAPSVVGVYGNIASVRLGLRNLVSQLDESSEDMAVTRMAMTVMRLERSLSGRPELLDQLQQGIRAAQRQVEHFGQGSGQVTARLAELYAAILSTLRPRVMVNGNPQHLQQPAIVEKVRSNLLAAVRSAVLWRQLGGRQWQLLLFRKQCSMLARGLLTGATLDGR
- a CDS encoding LysR family transcriptional regulator, with the protein product MQHSMISTALAAVSLRDLALVQAVHRQGSFNSAARAMHISPSGLSHQVQKVEQALGAPLFERGGRKVVPTAGGQRLLERIDAVLAAAELLQQAARAGAVAFGGELRLGVPASLGPYLLPHLIAPFPQHFPGVRLGISEGKPRGLLRRLHEAELDAVLAPLAPLASGIAMQPLFFEPWEVMLRADHPLAGRRSVALEQLEATDAILMAESHAGGDGHVQDVSLESLAALVSLRGGHALVPALAHERLASKPDIVLAKIKGQAPGREIALYWREATPWGADLTAFAKLLRALAKQLQGLKLVG
- the acnA gene encoding aconitate hydratase AcnA; its protein translation is MKDTFSVRDTLEVNGRKYAFASLAKLGQRFDLKRLPYSMKILLENLLRHEDGTDVTAKEIEAVATWDAKKEPDTEIAFMPARVLLQDFTGVPCVVDLAAMRDAMKALGGDPTLINPLSPAELVIDHSVQVDVFGSADALEKNVAIEFERNQARYSFLRWGQKAFTDFKVVPPRTGIVHQVNLEHLARVVMGSEVDGQLWAYPDTVFGTDSHTTMINGLGVLGWGVGGIEAEAAMLGQPSSMLIPQVVGFKLSGRLPEGATATDLVLTVTQMLRKQGVVGKFVEFFGPGLQHLALADRATIGNMAPEYGATCGIFPVDAESLRYLRLSGRSDDQVALVEAYAKAQGLWHDENSAHAEFTATLELDLSDVKPSMAGPKRPQDRVLLTDVKQNFRGTVGTLTANRRKGNGDVDRFTNEGGAAAIGNPANAIGETGVLVEHNGQSFRIGDGSVVIAAITSCTNTSNPAVMLAAGLVARKAAARGLKAKPWVKTSLAPGSKVVTDYLEKTGLLTELEKTGFYLVGYGCTTCIGNSGPLPAEISKGIADGDLAVGAVISGNRNFEGRVHAEVKMNYLASPPLVVAYALAGSLDVNLSTDPLGKDKDGKDVFLKDVWPTNQEISDLMASAVTSEMFKKNYADVFKGDERWAAIASPDGALYAWDEASTYIKNPPYFDGMTMALTPVEDVHGARCLGLFGDSITTDHISPAGSIKKDSPAGKFLIGRGVEPKDFNSYGSRRGNDDVMVRGTFANIRIKNQMLDGVEGGFTRHVPSGEQLAIYDAAMKYKASKTPLVVFAGKEYGTGSSRDWAAKGTLLLGVKAVIAESFERIHRSNLVGMGVLPCTFKDGENAKSLGLTGNETFDITGLDGGNAKEATVTATAADGSKKQFRVNVMLLTPKERDFFRHGGILQYVLRQLAGKKAA
- a CDS encoding long-chain-fatty-acid--CoA ligase, whose product is MSNERPWLDHYPQGVPAEIDLNAYASVVAVLEESFQRFRDHAAFANFGKALSYGQIDALSRQFAGYLTGVLKLGKGDRIAIMLPNVLQYPIALYGALRAGLVVVNTNPMYTARELKHQLEDSGAQAIVVLDNFAATLQQVVAETEVKHIVTTGIGDLLGFPKGALVNFVLKHVKKMVPAYQLPRAVRFRDALAQGAAHPLPPVELGHDDIAFLQYTGGTTGVAKGAMLTHANMIANMLQVGAWIGEALRPGSEVAIGALPLYHIFSLTACGMVFPRLGAHTVLITNPRDMPGFVKELKKLPFSILPGVNTLFNGLLNTPGFAELDFSHLKISLGGGMAVQRAVAERWKKVTGRPLSEAYGLTETSPGVCINPTDLMDYNGSIGLPLPSTEVAIWSEENQPLPIGEVGELMVKGPQVMLGYWNRPDETAKVLGADGWLHTGDIAKMDADGYVYIVDRKKDMILVSGFNVYPNEVEDAVMQHPGVAEVAAVGVPDEHSGEVVKLFVVRKDPNLTEDALKQFCRDNLTGYKRPKFIEFRDTLPKSNVGKILRRELRDEKKNR